A DNA window from Candidatus Saccharibacteria bacterium oral taxon 955 contains the following coding sequences:
- a CDS encoding HIT domain-containing protein: MEDSIFTKIIKGEIPCHKIYEDETVIAFLDVHPQVEGHTLVIPKQQVDHLWDLDDGLYNHLWSVAKKLAVHIRDRVPEPRVSALVMGYGVPHAHIHLIPIASEDDIRKPQDTESPINHEALAKVAEKLRFDD; encoded by the coding sequence ATGGAAGATTCGATATTTACAAAAATTATCAAAGGGGAAATTCCCTGTCACAAAATCTACGAAGACGAAACGGTGATAGCCTTTTTAGACGTACATCCGCAGGTTGAGGGTCACACCTTGGTTATACCCAAGCAACAGGTAGATCATCTGTGGGATCTTGATGATGGCTTGTATAATCACCTCTGGAGTGTAGCGAAAAAACTAGCAGTACATATTCGTGATCGAGTACCTGAGCCACGAGTTAGTGCGCTGGTGATGGGGTATGGAGTACCGCATGCTCATATTCACCTAATCCCGATCGCCAGTGAGGACGATATAAGAAAACCTCAGGATACCGAAAGTCCTATTAACCACGAAGCTCTGGCAAAGGTGGCGGAAAAGCTCCGTTTTGATGATTAA